The Pyxidicoccus sp. MSG2 DNA segment GCGCCCGGCAACCCACCCGCCAGCTCCGAGTACGCCGCCGTCCCGTACGGAAACACGCGCGCCGAGTACACCAGCGCCGGCGCCAGCAGCACGACGAACACCGGCGCCGCCACCACCGCGAAGGGCAGTGAGGGGCGCTTCGTCTTGAGCACGTCCCACAGCGCCGCGCAGCCGCGCGTCACCGCCGCGCCCGCGAGGATGCCCAGGAACACCATGGACGGGAACCAGTGCTTCACCCCGCCGAAGTGCGGCACCTGCGGGTGGCTGATGATGAGGATGGACGTCACCGCATTCACACCGACGAGCGCCTCGGTCAGCGTCACCGGCCGTGCCACCCACGCTCGCGTCCGCGCGAAGAGCCCCAGCACCGCGCGCGCCGCCAGCGCCCCCAGTCCCGTCACCATGGGCACGAAGAGGCTGGTGGGCACCGTCAGCGCCGTCTTCACCACCACGTAGCTGAGCGGGAAGGGTGGCTCGCGCAGCAGCGTCCCCAGATAGAACCAGGCGTAGTGGTTGTGCTTCGCGTGGAAGGCCAGGTACCACGCCGTGCGCTCCACCGGCTCATGCCAGAGGTACGGCCAGTGGAGGTAGAAGATGACCGGGCCCAGCACCGCCATGGACAGCACCGGCACCAGCGCGCGCGTCACCGGCCCGTCCACCTTCTTCAGACCGTTCAGCACCCAGGCACCGCCGGCCGCCAGCCCGACGAAGAGCAGCGTGTGCGGGCTGAGCAGCAGGAACTTCTTCTGGAAGGCCTCGCCCCCGCCCAGCGACACCAGCAGCCACCCGTAGAGCACGGCCACCGCCGCGAACAGCCCCACGAAGCGCACGAGCCAGGTGCGCGCTTCGGGCTTGCCCGCGCTCGCCGTCCACGCGCGCCACAGCGCGAAGGGCGTCAGCACGAAGGGGATGAAGAGCGCGTTGTGCTTGGTGGCGATGGCCAGGCCGAAGGCCACGCCGCACCACACGCCCCACTTCATGTCCTCCAGCGCGCGCCAGAAGCAGTACACGACGAGCAGCCACATGGCCGCCACCGGCACGTCGAAGCACGCCAGCTCACTGTTGAAGTACTGCCGCGGCACCAGCATGAAGGCGAGCGCGGCGAACAGCCCCGCGGTGCGCCCGTACAGCGCGCTGCCGAAGAGGAAGCTCAGCGCCGGAATCAGCGCGGCGATGGCGAAGGCCGGCAGCCGGAAGGCCGTGGCCGAGCGCGTCCACCCGAGCGCGTCGTGGAAGAGCAGGTGGCTCAACCCGAACAGCGTCTTCATCAGCGCCGGGTGCTCGTGGTTGTAGTCCCACGCGCGGACGATGGCG contains these protein-coding regions:
- a CDS encoding ArnT family glycosyltransferase codes for the protein MMGRAPTRDEKRLAWALWVLAFVALLLTESAVGFTRDESVYFAAAEGYASWFRLLFQSPARAFTDDAIVRAWDYNHEHPALMKTLFGLSHLLFHDALGWTRSATAFRLPAFAIAALIPALSFLFGSALYGRTAGLFAALAFMLVPRQYFNSELACFDVPVAAMWLLVVYCFWRALEDMKWGVWCGVAFGLAIATKHNALFIPFVLTPFALWRAWTASAGKPEARTWLVRFVGLFAAVAVLYGWLLVSLGGGEAFQKKFLLLSPHTLLFVGLAAGGAWVLNGLKKVDGPVTRALVPVLSMAVLGPVIFYLHWPYLWHEPVERTAWYLAFHAKHNHYAWFYLGTLLREPPFPLSYVVVKTALTVPTSLFVPMVTGLGALAARAVLGLFARTRAWVARPVTLTEALVGVNAVTSILIISHPQVPHFGGVKHWFPSMVFLGILAGAAVTRGCAALWDVLKTKRPSLPFAVVAAPVFVVLLAPALVYSARVFPYGTAAYSELAGGLPGAATLGMQRQFWSSHVTGVLPWINEHAKPGARLFLHEVHNGSFRDYQRNGMLRNDLRAVGSPFDADIVAYQYHQEFREQEFQTWQAFGTRTPVTGLYLDETPQVIVYVRPERR